The window CTGTCATGGCTTCTTTACATTCTATGACGTTAACGTCTGTTCTCTGCTCAACAAACTCCATAAACTCCCTTGTCAGCTTCGCTTCGTTATAGACCTGGTGATACATAACTCCGAAATCAATGTTTGCTTCACATTGGAACCCTACTTCTATCCCATTGACGATATCTTGAATTCGTTTTTTCACTTTATCCATTGACTCTACAGACAAGGTCCGAATGGTCCCTTCAAGTCTTGCTCTTTCAGCAATGATATTCTGTACAGTCCCACTTGTTATTTTACCTATCGTTATCACTGCACTATCAAGCGGATCAACATTTCTAGAAATAATTGTTTGTAGCTGGGTCACTAACGAACAGGCTGCAATAATCATGTCGTTTGTTTGATGTGGGAATGCCGCATGACCGCCTTTCCCTTTTAAGTCAATGAATAATTCAGATGTATTGGCAAATAACAGTCCTTCTCTTATAGCAATTGTTCCAACCGGATATTCAGGCGCTATATGAAGGGCAAGAATCATATCTGGCATCCATTCCTTCATAATATCCGATTTTAACATTGGCTCCGCACCACCGGGGCCTTCTTCAGCAGGCTGAAAAATAAATAATAAATCATCCTTGATTGGACTAAGAACAAAATGTGTTAATACCCCTAACGCAATCGACATATGGAAATCGTGCCCACATGCATGCATTTCAGTTTCATGCTTGGAGCAAAATTCGAGCCCTGTTTCTTCTACTATCGGCAAGCCATCAATATCTGTTCGATAGCCAATTATTTTTTGCGGCTCTGTCCCTTTAACCTTTACAAAGATACCTGTTTCCCATTTTTTTATTTCCATTCTCTCTGTTGGAAGAGTTTGCAGGTAGGATAAAACATATGCTTGTGTTTTAAACTCTTGAAAGCCAAGCTCCGGAATTTGATGAAGATCACGGCGAATTTGAACAAATGAACTCATTGCATGACACCTTCCTTTCCGTGTAATAGAGTGGGAAAATTCTGTAAAGAAAGCGTGAACTTATACGGTCCACGCCTATGTCTTCATTATAGCTGACGAAGCTCTTGCTTAATTTCAGTTTTTGATTTTGTTTTTTCATCGATTTCTTTAATGACGCGCGCTGGCGTACCTGCTACAACAGTATATGGAGGGACATCGTCAATAACGATCGCACCCGCTGCAACTACTGCTCCTTTTCCTACTGTAACACCTTCAAGTACAACACAATTTGCTCCAATGACAACGTCATCCTCAACAATAACCGGTTTAGCGGATGGCGGCTCAATTACGCCTGCTAATACAGTTCCTGCCCCAATATGACAATTTTTCCCAACAGTAGCTCGTCCACCTAGTACCGCATTCATATCAATCATCGTGCCTTCACCGATAACGGCCCCAATATTGATAGAAGCTCCCATCATAATAACGGCATTATTACCAATTTCAACTTGATCACGAATGATAGCACCTGGTTCAATTCTAGCATTGATATTTTTCATATCCAATAACGGAATAGCTGAATTTCTGCGATCATTTTCAATCACATAATCCTCAATTTGTTCTTTATGCTCTTCAATTACCTGGTTAATTGTTTCCCATTCACCAAATACAACACCACTGTTTCCATTAATAAATGCTTTACTGTTTGAGCCAAACTCTAAGCCTTCTAGATTACCTTTTATGTAAACTTTTACAGGTGTTGACTTCTTACTGTTTTGAATAAATGAGATGATTTCATTTGCATCCATCATGTTCAATTCCCTTACCCCCTATGTTTTCAATATATATATTGCTAGAAATTACTTTATCAAACAAAAGCATTGAAAACAAGCAAAAATAACTGTATCTAGCACCGATTACTCATTAAAAAGGCTGACAAATACAGAGACAATGCTCTGCTTTGCCAGCATTTATTTACGACTGAATAAATAATTGAACCCAGGCTCCATTATAAAAGCCTACACCAATCGCATTGTAGCTTGGATTTAGAATGTTAGCACGGTGACCAGACGAATTCATCCAAGCATTCATAACCTCCTGTGGGGACTTTTGCCCTTTCGCAATATTTTCACCAGCGGATCGATAGGATATACCGAAGGTTTTGAGCATATCAAAGGGGCTGCCATAGTTTGGACTTGTATGAGAAAAATAGTTACTGTTAATCATATCCATGGCTTTTTTCTCGGCCACATTTTTGACATCGGCACGATGCTGAAGGGAACGTAATCCTTGTTTTGCCCGTTCAGCATTTACTAAACGAACGACCTCTTCCTCAAAAGAGCTCACTGAAGCCGCACTTTCCTTTAAGCGAATGACTCCTCCCACTTGCATATTGTAGGGGTTCGTGTCAGGATTCAGCTCCATTAGTCGTTTGTAGTCTAAACCATAGCGTTTGGCAATAAACCAAAACGTATCCCCTTTTGAGATTTTATAGAATTCAAACGGTGGTTCTTTGAACATCGTAATCGATTGAGCATTAGTTGCGGTCGGTATTATACTCAAACTGATTAGGATGGTTAGTAAAAAAGGAACTAATTTTTTCAATAGTATCATCTCCTCACTTTCATTAGTGTAAAAAAAACAAATGAATTTATGAGAAGATATTTGTGGAAATCTATCGGATCAGACCTTTTTCTCCCTCGGCAATAATAAAATCAAAATAAAGCTGATTACTGCAATTAAAAGGACTACATAATAGACAATATGCAGAGAATAGGTTAGCCCATCCTGAAGAAATTGCAGCAAACTGTCAGGCAACAAATTCCTTTCATTTTGATTCAATAGCACTGTTATTGAATCAACAGACAGATCGGCGTTAAAATCCTGTCCATTTTCTTTGAAATAACGCAGGATTTGACTGTTTAATATTCCTCCAAGCAATGCTGCACCTATCGTATTCCCTAAGTTCCTCATAAAAGAATTAGAGGCTGTTGCAATCCCTCTTTGTTCCCAGCTAACAGAACTCTGTATCACAACAATAAATGACGTTGTAGTAAGTCCCATCCCAAGTCCAACCATGAAGGAACCGACAGCTGCCCATAATGGACCGGCATCAGGGGTTAACGTAATAAATAAAATACTTCCCATAATCAGGGCCGCTCCCCCTAAAAGAGAGGTCGTCCGAAAACCAATCTTTAACAGAAGGATACCAGCAAAGGTTGAAGCAATCGGCCAACCAATCGACATGGTTGTTAAGGCAAAACCGGCAACAATTGGTGACCGCTCCATAACACCTTGTACGAACGTAGGCAGATAGCTTGATATACCTATAAGCATGATTCCAGTAGTCATAGATGTCATATTGGCAATAAAGATTGGACGTTCCTTCCAAATGGAAAAAGGCATCATAGGTTCATCCGCCTTTTTCTCTTGGAAATAAAATAAAACAAAGGCAGCTATACTAACCGCTAGTAATGCTATCGATTCAAAAGACATCCATGCCCAGCGGGTTCCTCCCTCTACTAGAACAAACATGAGGCACGATACCGAAATCATGATGAGTACTGCCCCTCTATAGTCAATTCGATGCTTTTTCTTTGCCACATGCTCGTGTAAAAATACACCAACACCAACCATTGCTAGAATTCCAAGTGGTAGATTAAGCCAAAAAACAAATCGCCAGCTCACATACTCAACGAGAATTCCACCCAACGCTGGTCCAGCGATAGCGGATATTCCCCACACACTTGAAAGATAGCCTTGGATTTTCGCTCTTTCTTCTTTCGTATAGATATCACCTACAATGGTTGTCGCAATAGGTGTAATCGCCCCTGCACCCAAACCTTGAATAAAGCGAAAGACAATCAGCATGGTCATGGATTGAGCAAATCCACAAAGAATCGAGCCGATTAGAAAAATAATTATTCCAATTAATAATATGGGTTTTCTTCCAAATAAGTCAGAAAGCTTTCCATAAATTAAAACCGTAACAGCATTCATTAATAAATAACTAGAAAATACCCAGCCATATAACGAAAAGCCACCTAATTCACCGACAATAGCCGGCATTGCGGTTGAGACAATCGTCCCTTCAATTGCTCCTAAAAACATAGCCAGCATAATCGAGGCTAGAACAATCGGTCGATTGGTTTTCTTACTTGACTGTCCTTCAGTCAATGCTTTGTCCATTAAAACAATCCTTTCTATTTAACACTTTCTTTATCTATTTAATAAGCATTAAAACAGAGGATGTCGTTTGACATCCTCCATTAATGGGCATCGTCTTGAAGACCTTCATTTAACAAATGTAATACAGCTCTTCTTGTTAAAATCCCCTCGAACAATCCTGCTTCATTTTCCACACATAAAAAAGGATGGTCAACTAATAGTGCAATAGTATTCTGAATAGAAGCATCAACCGGAAGGTGTGGCACTGTTTTATTCATCACCTGCTCAACACGGCTCTGTTCCAGCTTTTCATACTCAATTCTCTCGAGTCCAAGAATAGATTCCATAATAATGGGGGTAGAAATGAGTCCATGAAGCTTATAATAGGGGTCAAGGACGGGTATAGCTGTATAACCACTTTTTGTTAATACCAGAAGAGCATGCTCCAGACTATTTCCTACTTGAACATGAGCAACCCGCTCAGAAGGAATCATTAAGTTGCGGATATTCAAATTTAAAAACTCATTGCCAAGATTGATCATAGCTGAAAACTCCCTAAACTTTATTATTTCATAACATATATTTTAACACAGTTTACTTTTTTTCGCTTCCTTCACTCAGCCCATTTTGTTATAAATCAGAGACGAAATATCACTAAATGATTGTTTCGATTCATATTAGAAGGCTATCTGTAAAAAAAAAGGGAACCGAATCGGTTCCCTTTTTCTGCTAATTATTGAATTAAATCAAAGATTTCAATTGTTATCATATCGATATTATCGAATTGGTATCTCTTTGGCTTTTCCTTATCAAAATAAACCTCCAACTCAAAGGTTTCAGACTTCGGTTGATACGTAACTTGACATTTCCGTTCACCGTTCACCTCAAAAAAACGTTGTGAAGGTTCTCCATTACTTGATTGTTCCTGCAGGTTCTTCAACCTTGATATAATCCCTTGAAGCTGTGACATGCTCCCTCTCCTTTCAACAAAAGCCAAATATCCTACTACTAGGTTTCTCATTTGACCTATTTCTAAACCATAAATCTAAAGTCTAAATTTTCCTGTACGAAAATGATTTAGCCAATATAAACAGCATAAAATAAAGTGAACTGATTATACAAGTAAAAGATGGAGAAAAATCGAGTTTTTTTTACATAAATACAATAAATTGAACTTTTTTCGACAAGTTTAGATGAATAGAAGCTGTCACGCATTAATTAAAGTAGACTATCATGTTGATAGAGAAAATCATAAGTTAAGTCTATAAATAAATATTCATGAGCATTCAGTGGAAAGGAAAACGTTCTCGTGGTTTCACCCGTTTCAATATCACAGTATAAATCCGACAAAATTCCTTTTTTGTCATTCCGCATTCTAATCATATTTTCTAAAAAATAAGGCCGCCAGCTCCAATTTTTACCTGTATACGCTGGTTGAAGTTCCCATTTCCCGTCATTTTTAAACATATTCGGAGATAGTTGAAAGCCGTCATCATCACATATATACATTCTTAAAGCAACGTGATCCAGGTCTTTACTGAGCGATTTCAATAGCTCTTCAAAATTCATGGATTTACGATTTTTGGTCAAAATTTCCTGAAGCTTCACTTGAAAACTCTCTGTAATCGCAAAAATGGATTCCAGCTTTTTCTTTTCATACACGATAAATTCATGAAATTCTTCCTTTAATTTATCCTTTAAGATATCCCTTGGAATAAAATACGATAACGGTTTTTCCAAGTAAAAGCCTTGATAGTACCTACCACCATGCTGCCAGGCGAATTGAAGCTGATAAATCATTTCAATGTTTTTAAACAAGAGGGTTGCACCGATTTTTCTAGCTAAAATGGATAAAGAGTATAATGTATCCTGATAGGCAGGCGGGGGGTTCATGGAACGAAGCGGCATCAAATCAACCTTTACGATATCAGGCTTTAATTGACCAATTCGATCCAAATGACTACTCTCATCTCCCAATTTATCAATTGCAATCTTGATTCCAAATGTTCGGTAATAATTTAACAAATGATCCATCTCGTCCTTCGATTCATCCATGGCGATTTCTAGGACAATACGTTCTAAGCTAATCCCCTTCTCTTGGAACTTGAGTAAAAACTGCAAGAATTCTTCTCCACTATCATGAATAAGCAGGTCTGCATCTCTGTTCACAAATAACAGTACATCAGGATCTAAGCCAATTGCCAGCTCTAATGCCTTTGCTAGTACGGTATTATCGACTTCTAAGCGATATTCCTCCGGTATGTTATTGTCCTGAAAAAATGGTCCCAGGCTAATGACCTGACCACCACCATTATATCTTCCTAAAATTTCATAACCTATGACTCGATGTTCATCTGCACTGAATACCGGCTGAAAATACGGAAAACAATGGTCTAAGTTGGTTAAGATATCCAATGCGTCCATATTGAACCTCCTCGTGGATAATGAATAATTATACCATACTTTATTTTCCTTCATGTCTGCAGCATAAAATAATGCAAAATTTTGTCCTACAGCTCACGGTTTATGCATATATTTTGGTAATTTACTTCTAATCTTAAAGAACGTTTGATAGTATAGAAGAAGGTAATTTTAATGATAGGTTGGATTATTAGATGTCAAAAAAAATAACACGGAGAACATTTATCAAAAAAACAATAGGCGCTTTATTTGCCTTGGTTGCTGCCGGAGGCGGTGGTTATTACTACGCCAGAGAAATAGAACCACGATTGCTTGATATCAACCGTCATACCATTAAACATCCCCTCATCCCGAACAGCTTTAATCACTTTAAAATGGTTCAATTCAGCGATACACATCTCGGTTTCCAATATACAATCAAACAACTGGATAAATTAGTGGATCGAATTAATCGACTCCAGCCAGATATTGTATTTTTCACTGGTGATTTAATGGATGAGCCGAATAAATATCCAAATAGTGAGCAAATTATTCCTAGTCTTTCAAATATTAATGCCCCCTTCGGGAAATTTGCCATCTATGGAAATCACGACCATGGTGGCTACGGAACGGATATTTACAAGAACATAATGGATAAAAGTGGTTTTACATTATTGCAAAATTCTGCTCAAGAAATCAAGCTGCTTGATGACAGTCGTATTCATCTGATTGGGCTAGATGATGCTATGCTTGGGAAACCAGACTTAGCCTATGCGACCGTAGGTTTACCTCCTGACACATATAAGATTCTCCTCGCTCATGAGCCCGATATGGCTGAATTAGCAGTTGATGAAGGAATTCATCTCCAGCTTAGCGGACACAGTCATGGTGGACAGGTTAAGATTCCATTTTTCGGTGCCCTGGTCACGCCTCCCTATAGCGAGCTATACTATGAAGGCTTCTATAAAATAGGTGAAGCACAAAACCTGTTAACTTTATATGTAAATAGAGGCTTGGGGACTACTAGATTACCCTTTCGTTTCCTGTCAAAACCTGAATTAACACTATTCACCTTGAAACAAGCAAATTAATTGAACGAAAAAGACCGATAAAATAAAATCACCCATAGAAAAGAGCAGCCTTTATTAGCTGCTCTTTTTGTCAAGGAGAATTATTTATTTAGCTACTCTTCTATGTCCTCTATGAACAATTTTGACTTTTCAATTAGAATTGCCTGACTATCAATTTCAGGTTCATTCTCCTTTTTTTGATTATAGTGATACACTCCCTCACGATCCTGTTCCCGCGCTTTCATATTGTCCGACAGTTGAAGTGAAAGGAGATCCTTTAATTTTAGTTTTAACTTTTCTTCAAAGATTGGGAATAGGATTTCCACTCTTTTTTCCATATTTCTTGTCATCATATCTGCAGACGATAAATAAATTTTTTCTTCACCATTATGAAAGAAGTAATATATTCTACTATGCTCTAAAAACCTTCCGACAATGCTGATGACCCTGATATTTTCACTAACCTTTTCAATTCCAGGCTTCAGACAACAGATTCCACGGATGATTAAATCGATTTTAACCCCTGCACAAGATGCCTCATACAATTTGATAATAATCTTTTTATCTGTTAATGAATTCATTTTCGCAATAATATGACCATTGTTAAATTTCTTGTGATAGTCTATTTCTTGATCAATAAGTTTTATAAATTCGCCTCTAATATTATGGGGCGCGACAACCAAATGATGGTAAACGGGTTTTTGTGTATATCCGCTTAAATAGTTAAAAAAATTCGTTGCATCAATGCCAAATTTCCTTTTAGTTGTGATATAGCCAAAATCCGTATATATCTTTGCTGTTTGATCGTTATAATTACCTGTACCAAGATGAATAAATCGCTCAATCATGCCATTTTTTCTTCGAACAACCATTGTAATCTTACTGTGTGTTTTTAAATGAGTCATTCCATAAATGACATGACATCCAGCTTTCTCCAGTTCCTTTGCCCACTGTACATTATTTTCCTCATCAAATCTCGCCTTTAATTCAACTAATACAGTTACCTGCTTGCCATTTTCTGCTGCCCGCTTTAATGCTTCAATGACAGGTGAATCTCCACTCACTCTATACAGTGTCTGTTTTATAGCCAATACGTTCGGGTCATCTGCAGCCTCTGAAACAAAATCAAGAATTGGCTGAAACGATTCATAAGGGTGATGTAGCAACATATCGTGATCCAAAGCATTTTGAAAAATATCTTTGCTACTATCAATTTCTAAAGAAGGAACTGGAATAAACGGTTCATAGATGAGGTCATCCCTCCGTGAAGCAAATACTTTATAAAAGGAGAACAAAAATGTTTTGTCCAATGGTCCTGATATATAATAGACATCCTCTTCTTCAATTTCAAGTTCATTGAGTAAATAGGCTAATATTTGTTCATCTAGATGTTCTTCCTTTATCTCTAAGCGGACTGCTGCACCCCATTTGCGTTTTTTCAATTCTTTTTCAATAACCTGAAGTAAGTCTCTAGCCCCTTCTTCATGAATTTCTAAATCGGCATTTCGCGTTATTCTAAATTGTGTCACAGAGAGAATTTGATAACCATTAAACAGCTTTGAGATAAAATAACAAATAATTTCTTCAAGTAGAACAAAACAAGTTGTCCCATCAATAAATGGTACTTCAATAAAACGCTCTAACAAGGATGGAACCTGTACAATCGCTAGCTGCTGTTTATTAACCTGTTCAGTCATATTTTCAATTTCAATAGAAACTGCGATATTAATACTTTTATTTAATAGCATTGGAAAAGGACGATAGGCGTCTACAGCCATGGGTGTTAAAACAGGAAAGATTTGCTCATCAAAATAAAGCTCTAGATATTTTTTTTGCGCTGCCGTTAATTCATCTACCTTTAATAAATGAATATTTTCTGCTTTTAACTCATCGAGAATTTGTTGTTGAAATGTCTGATCTTGTAGTTTTACTAGGTTATGGGCCCGTTCTGAAATTTTTTCCAGCTGCTGCTTAGGAGTCATACCAGCCTTATTTTCTGGTTTCATAAATCCCACTTTTACTTGATCCTTTAACCCTGCGACCCGAACCATAAAAAATTCATCCAAATTAGAACTGAATATGGCAGAAAATTTTATTCTCTCCAATAATGGATTTCTCTTATCTAGAACTTCTTGCAGCACACGCTCATTAAAAGCAAGCCAGCTGATTTCCCTGTTATTATAATTTGATGGATGATTAAAATGACTGTTATCCAATTAACCCACACCTTTTTTGCAATATTCTACATATATAATATATCAAAAAAATACTAACTTTTTGTTACATTATTGAAAATAAAGTTTTACTAGGAACAGGACTAAACCTTTATCAAGCTTATTTATTCTGAAAAAACTTCAGCGTTATTGTTTTTTCAAGCGCCTTTTCTAATTGGCGGATATGTTTTTCCGTTTCATACTGCTCCACAAACGGATTGCCCTTACAACTAATGACTAATTCAAATGTGTCAGCCGTACGTTTCTTAAGATGCATTTCCTCAACGATTCCTCGTTTCGAAGCATCTAATGCACAAGCCAGCTTAGCAATCGCACCTGCTAAGCGTATTTCTTCCATTTCCGTTTTCGTAAACCATTCCGTAAATGGAAGGTAGTATTGCTTTAATAATGTTTTATTTTTATACGAAGCAATATATGCTAGCTTCAAACGATCTTTATGTAAAAGCCCGTTAATTGATTGGTTAGCTAATAAATAAAAGGTATGCTGGCTACTTGAATCATCATCGATATATTGCCCAAGGTAATAGAGCTGCGCTCCTTTGTTAACGAAATTTCTTAAGGCAGCTTGGTTGTCAGAATGATAATCGGTGCCTATTTCGTCAAGTAAGCTCTCTGCCAGCCTAGCACGATGACGGGCATGTTTTATATCGACATCATAATCAATCAATAATTCCACCACACTGTCATGAATGATTTGATTAGTCGTCAATACTTCTTCACTCATCTCATTAGCACTCATTGAAATTCCATCTCTTAATCCCTTTTTGCTGAACATGAATGAATAGGACTGACTATATTCACATAGTCCGACAAACACTTCAAGTGCAGGAACGATGATATCCGCCCGATCCTTTGAAAGTCCCTCTACCCTTTCACGCTGTTCTATCGTAAGCTGGGCAAGATACATTTGGATTTTCTGTAAATCTGAATAGCACATCACATACTGATGAATCCCAGCAAGGGGATATTTCTTGAAATTTTGATCAATTTGGGCAATATTTCTAGCACTGCCACCAATTGCAATAACTGGAACCTGTAGATTTTTTAACCATGGCAGCTGTGCAAAAGAGGCTTGAATGAAATCAGCCAGATTTTTTCTTTCTTGACTGGTAATGGGATCGTTATGGATGAATTGTTTTTTCAAAGAAACAACACCAAACGGAAAACTATGGTAATGGATTAATTTCCTGTCTTGAAAAAAAGTAATCTCTGTACTTCCGCCCCCCATATCTATCGTGATTCCTGTATCTATTGGAGTAGAACGCGAAACAGCATAAAAACCAAAATATGCCTCCTCTGTTTCAGATAAAACCTTCATATCAAAGCCAGTTTGCTCTTTCACAAGCACTTGGATTTCCCTCTGATTTTTTGCTTGCCTCACTGTGGCAGTTGCTACACAATGGATTTCTATAACCTGATGAAAATGAAGAATCTCTTTAAAGCCTTGCAGTATATTTATTAAAAGGTTGATTCCTTCCTTTTGTAATTCATATTCCGGATTCAGGTATTGATTAAGTCTCGCAACTGTTTTTATATTTTCCTCTTCCTTATAGCTCCCACCTTGACCTTTTGAATAGATAACAAGCCGAATGGTATTGGACCCAATGTCAATCACTGCCCATTTTTTTTTCAGCATCCCTATTCTCCTTTCTTTAAATCCTGTTTCTGAATTCATACGCCTTTTCATCCATATATGTATAATAAACATAATCATGATAATTCTTAAAGAAAAAAGTCACTTTTGCTCGTTTGCTTCATAAGTATAACCATAACCCAAAATGGGCCGGGAGGAGTAAGCGATGCATCACATAGTAAAAAGGGGAGAAACTTTAGCTTCTATTTCAAAGGACTATCGTGTCTCCATTGCAGAAATCTTAAGAGCCAACCCTCATATTACTAATCAGAATATGATTTATATAAGTCAAGCCATCCAAATTCCTGGTTTGCCCAATCCAGAAAGCATTCCCTATCGGATTGTGATTTCCAGAAAAAACAAAACGTTACAGCTCTTTTTGAATAACAATCTAATCAAATCATATCCAATTGCAATTGGGAAAATGCTGACACAAACTCCGGTTGGTTCATTTGTCATAGTAAACCGTCAGCCTAATCCAGGGGGTCCATTTGGAGTCTTGTGGCTTAGCCTTTCAAAAGCAGGCTACGGCATCCACGGTACAAATAACCCCGCTTCCATTGGTCAGGCCGTATCTCAGGGCTGTGTTCGCATGCATAACCATGATGTACTTGATCTTGCCAAACAAGTACCTAATGGCACTACTGTGATGATTCATTAGAAATCAAGCCGTTTTTATCTATCCATTTCTGTATATTAAGCATAATTTTTCGAGAATTTATTTTCTTTTATGGTTAAAAGGGGTATAATAGACCATAATCACATAAATTCATTTTTCTTGACAATATAAAAAACTTATTAACTAGCTGCTCATTCCCAAAAAATTGGAAAGGAGACATCACATTGTCCACAAATAGGGATTTCTCATCAGAACCTCAATTAAATCCAACAATTAAAAACCTCGCACAAGCGATCTTCATTATAAATCGTCATGCTAAGACTGCCCCAAACCCAAAATTTTTATATAAACTTAAATATACTGCACTACACAAGCTGATTAAAGAAGGTAAAGCCAAGAAAGTCGGCCTACATTTTTCAAATAATCCAAAATATAGCCAGCAGCAATCAGATGTCTTGATAGCCTGTGAAAATTATACCTTTCACTTACCTCCGTCAAAGAGTGATTTTACCGAACTCCCTCACCTAGGGAAGTTGGACAAACAGGTTAGGAACCCAAAAGCCTCCCTTTCCTTAACGCAGGCAAAAAAAATTCTATGCTCTTACACTGGTTTAAAAGAAAATGAGCATCAGACCGTTCCGGCAAGAAAAAAATATAACAAACCGATTTTTAAAAAGCTTGGAGAAAGTTATTTTTAAACATTACTACAAAAAAACTTCCACTACTAACGAATGGAAGTTTTTTCTTTTCTTACAAGGCAAATTGATCGATTAGGAGGACTAATTCTGCAATTTCTGGTTTGCTGACTTGGGCATCGGCTCCAACAATTTGTCCTTTATGGCGCAGATCGTCCGTAATGAGTGAAGAAAAAATAATGACAGGTAGCTTCGATAAGTCACTATGTTCCTTAACCTTTTTCGTTAAATGATGACCATCCATTTGCGGCATTTCAATATCAGTAATAACGAGTTGAACCTCCCTTTCAATTGCTTTGCCGCTTTTCACAATACTTTCTAAATAAGCATAAGCATCCCTACCATTTTCAAAGAACTCAATGGAGTAGTAACCAGCTTCCTCTAACGTATCCTGGATCAGCTTACGCAGAAGCGGAGAATCCTCAGCAACCACTAAATGCTTGTTGGATCGTTCACGTTCGCCGAGCTTCTTCAATCTTTGTAAATTGATTCCAGTATTCGGATTAATCTCCACGACAATTTTCTCGAAATCTAAGAGAAGAATCATCTCTCCATATAGCTTGATCACGCCGATAATTTGACTTTCAGCGCCTTGATACATTTCCGAAGGCTTTTCAATTTGATCCCAGGAAATACGATGAATTTGCGATACACTGTGAACATGGAATACAATCTTCTGCTGATTAAATTCTGTAACAATAAATTTATCCTTTTCCGGTGTATCCGAAGGCGAAAATCCAATTGCTTTTGCTACATCAACAACAGGCAGAACCTCTCCCCTTAATTCGA of the Bacillus tuaregi genome contains:
- a CDS encoding metallophosphoesterase, with the translated sequence MSKKITRRTFIKKTIGALFALVAAGGGGYYYAREIEPRLLDINRHTIKHPLIPNSFNHFKMVQFSDTHLGFQYTIKQLDKLVDRINRLQPDIVFFTGDLMDEPNKYPNSEQIIPSLSNINAPFGKFAIYGNHDHGGYGTDIYKNIMDKSGFTLLQNSAQEIKLLDDSRIHLIGLDDAMLGKPDLAYATVGLPPDTYKILLAHEPDMAELAVDEGIHLQLSGHSHGGQVKIPFFGALVTPPYSELYYEGFYKIGEAQNLLTLYVNRGLGTTRLPFRFLSKPELTLFTLKQAN
- a CDS encoding RNA degradosome polyphosphate kinase, with the protein product MDNSHFNHPSNYNNREISWLAFNERVLQEVLDKRNPLLERIKFSAIFSSNLDEFFMVRVAGLKDQVKVGFMKPENKAGMTPKQQLEKISERAHNLVKLQDQTFQQQILDELKAENIHLLKVDELTAAQKKYLELYFDEQIFPVLTPMAVDAYRPFPMLLNKSINIAVSIEIENMTEQVNKQQLAIVQVPSLLERFIEVPFIDGTTCFVLLEEIICYFISKLFNGYQILSVTQFRITRNADLEIHEEGARDLLQVIEKELKKRKWGAAVRLEIKEEHLDEQILAYLLNELEIEEEDVYYISGPLDKTFLFSFYKVFASRRDDLIYEPFIPVPSLEIDSSKDIFQNALDHDMLLHHPYESFQPILDFVSEAADDPNVLAIKQTLYRVSGDSPVIEALKRAAENGKQVTVLVELKARFDEENNVQWAKELEKAGCHVIYGMTHLKTHSKITMVVRRKNGMIERFIHLGTGNYNDQTAKIYTDFGYITTKRKFGIDATNFFNYLSGYTQKPVYHHLVVAPHNIRGEFIKLIDQEIDYHKKFNNGHIIAKMNSLTDKKIIIKLYEASCAGVKIDLIIRGICCLKPGIEKVSENIRVISIVGRFLEHSRIYYFFHNGEEKIYLSSADMMTRNMEKRVEILFPIFEEKLKLKLKDLLSLQLSDNMKAREQDREGVYHYNQKKENEPEIDSQAILIEKSKLFIEDIEE
- a CDS encoding Ppx/GppA family phosphatase, with amino-acid sequence MLKKKWAVIDIGSNTIRLVIYSKGQGGSYKEEENIKTVARLNQYLNPEYELQKEGINLLINILQGFKEILHFHQVIEIHCVATATVRQAKNQREIQVLVKEQTGFDMKVLSETEEAYFGFYAVSRSTPIDTGITIDMGGGSTEITFFQDRKLIHYHSFPFGVVSLKKQFIHNDPITSQERKNLADFIQASFAQLPWLKNLQVPVIAIGGSARNIAQIDQNFKKYPLAGIHQYVMCYSDLQKIQMYLAQLTIEQRERVEGLSKDRADIIVPALEVFVGLCEYSQSYSFMFSKKGLRDGISMSANEMSEEVLTTNQIIHDSVVELLIDYDVDIKHARHRARLAESLLDEIGTDYHSDNQAALRNFVNKGAQLYYLGQYIDDDSSSQHTFYLLANQSINGLLHKDRLKLAYIASYKNKTLLKQYYLPFTEWFTKTEMEEIRLAGAIAKLACALDASKRGIVEEMHLKKRTADTFELVISCKGNPFVEQYETEKHIRQLEKALEKTITLKFFQNK
- a CDS encoding L,D-transpeptidase family protein, whose protein sequence is MHHIVKRGETLASISKDYRVSIAEILRANPHITNQNMIYISQAIQIPGLPNPESIPYRIVISRKNKTLQLFLNNNLIKSYPIAIGKMLTQTPVGSFVIVNRQPNPGGPFGVLWLSLSKAGYGIHGTNNPASIGQAVSQGCVRMHNHDVLDLAKQVPNGTTVMIH
- a CDS encoding YkyB family protein produces the protein MSTNRDFSSEPQLNPTIKNLAQAIFIINRHAKTAPNPKFLYKLKYTALHKLIKEGKAKKVGLHFSNNPKYSQQQSDVLIACENYTFHLPPSKSDFTELPHLGKLDKQVRNPKASLSLTQAKKILCSYTGLKENEHQTVPARKKYNKPIFKKLGESYF
- a CDS encoding chemotaxis protein, coding for MEKNKGILLESGTNELEIVEFGIGPNKFGINVIKVREIINPVPVTQVPHAHPHVQGIIELRGEVLPVVDVAKAIGFSPSDTPEKDKFIVTEFNQQKIVFHVHSVSQIHRISWDQIEKPSEMYQGAESQIIGVIKLYGEMILLLDFEKIVVEINPNTGINLQRLKKLGERERSNKHLVVAEDSPLLRKLIQDTLEEAGYYSIEFFENGRDAYAYLESIVKSGKAIEREVQLVITDIEMPQMDGHHLTKKVKEHSDLSKLPVIIFSSLITDDLRHKGQIVGADAQVSKPEIAELVLLIDQFAL